Proteins found in one Candidatus Bathyanammoxibius amoris genomic segment:
- the mgtE gene encoding magnesium transporter, translating to MQWHKIFTPEITELIEQRDLKELGEFLRRLHPADIVDILRDLPSADRVLAFRVLDKAKLAWVFSLFEPEEQEELLKLFTEQKVKEILLEMDPDDRAQLLEELPANVVKKLLALLPHDEKEVTNLILNYPDDSAGRLITTDYVALRADKTAAQAIEYIRETGPDKETIYVCYVIDNTRKLIGVVSLRELILAQPSKKVGDIMNTIFSYVKTTDDQEVAAKVIQKYDLLAVPVVDLEGRLVGIVTVDDVIDIFEEEATEDMEKMAAVRLPEEEYFKADFFKVIKKRGTWLIILILAETFTSDLIENYTTSLTSLVALAYFIPMLTSSGGNTGAQSSTLVIRALAIGEVGLGEWWKIIRRELWIGTTLGVILGGIAYLKVYHTLGDSTTGLAVGIALLAVVLFGNILGATIPLIFRRLGWDPATVSSPLIATILDLSGLLIYFEVTRRMLSL from the coding sequence ATGCAGTGGCACAAGATATTCACCCCGGAGATAACGGAACTCATTGAACAGAGAGACCTTAAGGAGCTAGGAGAATTTCTCCGCAGGCTGCACCCGGCCGACATTGTAGACATCCTGAGAGACCTGCCCTCCGCCGACAGGGTCCTGGCATTCAGGGTCCTGGATAAGGCAAAACTCGCCTGGGTGTTCTCCCTCTTCGAGCCGGAAGAGCAGGAGGAACTCCTAAAACTGTTTACAGAACAAAAGGTCAAAGAGATTCTCCTGGAAATGGACCCGGACGACAGGGCCCAACTCCTGGAGGAGCTCCCCGCCAACGTGGTCAAGAAACTTCTGGCCCTGCTGCCGCACGATGAAAAGGAGGTCACAAACCTTATACTTAACTACCCCGACGACTCCGCAGGCAGACTCATCACGACCGACTACGTGGCCTTAAGGGCGGATAAGACCGCCGCTCAGGCCATCGAGTATATAAGAGAAACAGGGCCGGATAAAGAGACCATATACGTCTGCTACGTGATAGACAATACCAGAAAGCTCATAGGCGTAGTCTCCCTCAGAGAATTAATACTCGCGCAGCCGTCCAAGAAGGTGGGCGACATAATGAATACCATCTTCTCCTACGTGAAGACCACCGACGACCAGGAGGTGGCGGCCAAGGTAATACAGAAGTACGACCTCCTGGCCGTGCCCGTGGTTGATCTGGAAGGCCGGCTTGTGGGTATAGTCACCGTTGACGACGTGATTGACATCTTCGAAGAAGAGGCCACCGAGGATATGGAAAAGATGGCCGCCGTGCGACTGCCAGAGGAAGAATACTTCAAGGCCGACTTCTTTAAGGTGATAAAGAAGCGTGGCACATGGCTCATCATACTTATACTCGCCGAGACGTTCACAAGCGACCTGATAGAAAACTACACCACCTCTCTGACGTCCCTCGTGGCCCTGGCCTACTTCATCCCCATGCTCACCAGTTCAGGCGGCAACACGGGCGCACAGTCGTCGACGCTGGTAATCCGCGCCCTGGCCATAGGCGAGGTCGGCCTCGGAGAATGGTGGAAGATCATACGACGTGAGTTATGGATAGGAACCACACTGGGGGTCATACTCGGAGGTATAGCATACCTCAAGGTCTATCATACCCTCGGAGACTCTACAACCGGACTCGCGGTGGGGATTGCGCTGCTTGCCGTAGTACTGTTCGGAAACATCCTCGGCGCCACAATACCACTGATATTCAGACGGCTGGGATGGGACCCCGCTACCGTGTCGTCGCCGCTCATAGCGACGATCCTTGACCTCTCCGGCCTGCTCATATACTTCGAGGTCACACGCAGAATGCTGAGCCTATGA
- the der gene encoding ribosome biogenesis GTPase Der encodes MVTNGVKTEKTGVTEGPGRDVAHTGLPVVAIVGRPNVGKSSIFNRLARRRIAIVDPECGVTRDRVSTEMTQGGKRFELMDTGGMGIQDVEEMARHVEEQIEIALEKASILLFVVDVRDGVVPLDEMVADRLRHVHKPVLLVANKVDDPGLITLKTEFFKLGFGEPLPFSAKQGLGRAELLGEIAALVPSGAEAPDPQMKLAVVGRRNAGKSTLINTLAHEERMIVSEIPGTTRDSVDVRFELKGETFVAIDTAGVRKQRQVEGTVEFYGLVRAKGSVRRSNVVLLLLDATEEVSQVDKKLGAYIAEQYIPCIIVINKWDLAGNTDTAEFVKYVRHKLPGLSYAPVSFISAKNAKNVVATVKLAQELFRQANTRVGTSGLNKILGEALSERSSRRKHGRVGKVFFATQVTVAPPTFVLFVNHPSLFDDAYVRYLANRLRSEFPFAEIPLRFFFRERRR; translated from the coding sequence ATGGTTACGAATGGCGTTAAGACTGAGAAGACAGGCGTCACGGAAGGGCCGGGGCGGGACGTCGCCCATACCGGACTCCCTGTCGTGGCAATCGTAGGCCGGCCCAATGTGGGGAAGTCGTCCATATTTAACCGTCTGGCAAGGCGGCGCATAGCCATTGTGGACCCTGAGTGCGGCGTTACAAGAGACAGGGTGTCGACCGAGATGACGCAGGGTGGCAAGAGGTTTGAGCTCATGGATACCGGAGGCATGGGCATCCAGGATGTCGAAGAGATGGCCCGTCATGTTGAGGAGCAGATAGAGATTGCTCTGGAGAAGGCGAGTATATTGTTGTTTGTCGTGGACGTTCGCGACGGGGTTGTTCCCCTTGACGAGATGGTGGCAGATAGACTTCGCCATGTGCACAAGCCTGTCTTGCTGGTGGCGAACAAGGTAGACGATCCGGGACTTATCACCCTCAAGACCGAGTTCTTCAAACTGGGTTTTGGAGAGCCGCTGCCGTTTTCGGCCAAGCAGGGTCTTGGAAGGGCCGAGCTTCTGGGCGAGATTGCGGCCCTTGTCCCATCCGGGGCGGAGGCACCTGACCCGCAGATGAAACTGGCAGTGGTGGGCAGGCGCAACGCCGGCAAGTCAACCCTTATAAACACCCTCGCCCACGAGGAGAGGATGATAGTCAGTGAGATACCCGGCACCACACGCGACTCTGTGGACGTAAGGTTCGAACTGAAGGGCGAGACCTTTGTGGCCATAGACACCGCCGGGGTAAGGAAACAGCGCCAGGTGGAGGGAACAGTGGAATTTTACGGCCTTGTCAGGGCCAAGGGGTCGGTCAGAAGGTCCAACGTGGTGCTGTTACTGCTGGACGCCACCGAAGAGGTCTCACAGGTAGACAAGAAATTGGGCGCATACATCGCCGAACAATACATACCCTGCATCATTGTGATTAATAAGTGGGACCTTGCCGGGAATACGGACACCGCAGAGTTTGTAAAATATGTACGTCACAAGCTCCCCGGGCTTTCTTATGCGCCAGTTTCTTTTATCAGCGCGAAGAACGCGAAGAACGTGGTAGCTACCGTAAAACTGGCCCAGGAACTCTTTCGGCAGGCAAATACCAGGGTCGGCACCTCTGGGTTGAATAAGATACTTGGCGAGGCCCTTTCAGAGCGGTCGTCGAGAAGAAAGCACGGCAGGGTGGGCAAGGTCTTTTTTGCGACTCAGGTAACGGTCGCGCCGCCGACGTTTGTGTTATTTGTCAACCACCCTTCCCTCTTTGACGACGCGTATGTTCGCTATCTCGCCAACAGGCTCCGCTCGGAATTTCCATTCGCCGAAATACCCCTCAGATTCTTCTTCAGGGAGAGGAGGAGGTAG
- a CDS encoding HD domain-containing protein produces the protein MITKRKVIGTRIRQIRTGRGFTQEELGHRAELHSTYVGAVERGEVNISLANLEKLAAALNIQLHEIFLQDDLSSNPLNGPAGYLTRSADPAENPLRQLSDISKWTTKICRDLDKLNSVMSNTKYYSIDVLGNAIKSIISALECKAPWKTGHAKNVELSAGLIGESLGLSPDQNNELKLASLLHDIGILLSDDDVWEKAGALSKDDYEIIKSHPVKGDEILRSVDGFDTICLAIRHHHEHWGGGGYPDSLKGDQIPLYSRIIAVAEVEDAMTATDRPYRKGMNKKEVVQALKEKSGTQLDPDIVKAFLKIKSNSTSI, from the coding sequence ATGATAACAAAACGCAAGGTGATTGGCACCAGAATAAGGCAGATAAGGACCGGCCGCGGCTTCACCCAGGAAGAACTGGGACACAGGGCCGAGCTTCACAGTACCTATGTGGGCGCCGTGGAAAGAGGCGAGGTTAATATCAGCCTTGCGAACCTCGAGAAGCTTGCCGCCGCCCTCAACATCCAGTTGCATGAGATATTTCTTCAAGACGACCTAAGTTCCAACCCGCTGAACGGGCCGGCAGGCTATCTTACAAGGAGTGCAGATCCAGCCGAAAACCCTTTGCGGCAGCTGAGTGATATAAGCAAATGGACGACTAAAATATGTAGAGACCTGGACAAGTTGAACAGCGTTATGAGCAACACCAAGTACTACAGCATTGATGTGCTCGGTAATGCCATAAAGTCGATTATAAGTGCGCTGGAATGTAAAGCGCCCTGGAAGACGGGACACGCGAAGAACGTAGAACTCAGTGCGGGATTGATTGGTGAGTCACTTGGGCTGAGCCCTGACCAAAATAACGAACTAAAATTGGCATCCCTGCTCCACGATATCGGAATATTGCTCAGTGATGATGATGTATGGGAAAAGGCAGGAGCCCTAAGCAAGGATGATTATGAGATTATAAAATCACATCCCGTAAAAGGTGATGAAATCTTGAGGTCTGTTGATGGCTTTGATACAATTTGCCTCGCGATACGTCACCACCATGAGCACTGGGGTGGGGGAGGTTACCCGGACAGTCTGAAAGGGGATCAGATCCCGCTCTATTCGCGGATTATAGCCGTGGCGGAAGTAGAAGATGCGATGACCGCTACTGACCGGCCGTATAGAAAAGGGATGAACAAGAAAGAAGTCGTTCAAGCGTTAAAGGAAAAATCCGGAACGCAACTTGACCCCGATATTGTAAAGGCGTTTCTTAAGATAAAAAGTAATAGCACATCCATCTGA
- a CDS encoding DUF362 domain-containing protein translates to MSTAQTVSITRCDNYDVPKVYKAVKQTLEQVDGIHKLLGQKKKVLLKLNLLSSSLGPEYAVNTHPAVVRALVDFFQKEVGAEVYIGDSCGSLRDGSTNKAFRVTRLDKVAEDTGAKWVNFDQDKHIDIKKTNGATLPAFRMARTVKDVDLVVSVPKLKTHGLTKYTGALKNTLGVIPAKGKKDVHIQAPKPTDFAQALIDIYEEVVPHLVLMDAIVGMEGNGPNAGDPRKIGLIIASNNGVALDAVASSIIGFEPLGIPTIRYAQERGLGTADLNKIDIKGERLKDVSIPDFKKPGNAVQDFAMNYLPGFLFAKFFDISCDSYSTVYEPNCTKCYACIKNCPVQAITPTGTGETARVDKEKCIGCFCCDEVCDYKAIVMERHAIGKVFLKIAKFVGAERMSEG, encoded by the coding sequence GTGTCCACAGCACAAACCGTATCCATAACCCGCTGCGATAATTATGATGTGCCCAAGGTCTACAAGGCGGTGAAGCAGACCCTTGAGCAAGTAGACGGCATCCATAAACTGCTGGGCCAGAAGAAGAAGGTGTTGCTCAAATTGAACCTCCTGTCTTCTTCGCTGGGGCCGGAGTACGCGGTAAACACACACCCTGCCGTTGTAAGGGCGCTGGTCGATTTCTTCCAAAAGGAGGTGGGCGCCGAGGTCTACATCGGCGACTCCTGCGGAAGCCTCAGAGACGGCTCCACCAACAAGGCTTTCAGGGTCACAAGACTCGATAAGGTGGCTGAAGACACAGGCGCCAAGTGGGTCAACTTCGACCAGGACAAGCACATTGACATCAAGAAGACCAACGGCGCGACCCTTCCGGCCTTCCGTATGGCAAGGACGGTGAAGGACGTTGACCTGGTGGTCTCCGTCCCGAAGCTGAAGACCCACGGGCTCACAAAATATACGGGGGCGCTAAAAAATACCCTAGGCGTCATACCCGCAAAAGGTAAGAAGGACGTCCACATACAGGCCCCCAAACCCACCGACTTCGCCCAGGCCCTGATAGACATCTATGAAGAGGTCGTGCCACACCTTGTCTTGATGGACGCCATCGTGGGTATGGAGGGTAACGGCCCCAACGCAGGCGACCCGAGGAAAATTGGTCTCATTATCGCCAGTAACAACGGGGTTGCCCTGGACGCCGTGGCCTCAAGCATCATTGGTTTTGAGCCGCTGGGCATACCCACTATCAGATACGCGCAAGAGAGGGGGCTGGGGACGGCCGACCTGAATAAAATTGATATCAAGGGCGAGCGGCTGAAAGACGTCTCGATACCGGATTTCAAGAAACCCGGCAACGCAGTCCAGGACTTCGCCATGAACTATCTGCCGGGATTCCTCTTCGCAAAGTTCTTTGATATTTCCTGCGACTCGTATTCCACCGTTTACGAGCCCAACTGCACAAAGTGTTACGCCTGCATCAAGAACTGCCCCGTCCAGGCCATAACCCCAACCGGAACCGGCGAAACCGCGCGCGTGGATAAAGAAAAATGTATCGGGTGTTTCTGCTGCGACGAGGTATGCGACTACAAGGCCATTGTAATGGAACGTCACGCCATAGGGAAGGTGTTCCTGAAAATAGCAAAGTTCGTTGGCGCGGAAAGGATGTCGGAAGGCTGA